AAGCCGACATAGAACGCTACCGCAATACCGATGATCGACAAAGGTAACCAGGGAATAGTGATCCATTTCCAATGGGTAAAGTGATATAGTGCGGTAACGAGTACCATCCAAGCCGTAAGCCACAACAGATGATGGCCCCCGAATTCGTAAATGGCCCTGATGCCGAGCGTTTTTTTGACGATCATTGGCTGAAATGCATATGGTGAGTGTCCAAATTAGGCAAAATAGGCAGCTTTCCCAACAGGCGGGTTTACTTCACTTCCAGCTCCAGCAACGCAACATGCAGGTTCCTGTTTTGCAGCGGCAGCTCCGGGGCATCGGAGGTTTTGTAATGGCCGAGGAACACAAATCCAAATGACATATAGTAGGCGATGATCCGGTCATTTTCTGCCCAGGTATCCATCCGCACATACCGCAAACCATGCTGCCGCACATATGCCTTTGCCCAGTCCAGTACTTTCTCAAACTGTTTCTGCCCTTTGAAAGCGGGGTTTACAACGATCCTGTGCAGATAGATGGCATCATTCCGGTCCCGCTCTCCCCAGATAAAAGGATCATTGTGCTGTACGCTGAAAATGCATAACACCTCCTCCCCCTGCAATATCTTGAATTGCGAACGGCTCCTGATATCTTTCAGCAGCGCTTCGGGGTCAATTTCCTGCCATACCTTGTAGCCGTTCTTCCCTTGCAGGTCCATGGCCTGCCGGAAAAGCCTCTTTACCAGGTCAAGGTCTTCTTCCGTTGTTTGGATGATCCTGATATGATCTGTGTTGTTCTGCATGGCCCGGGTTTTAACAAAAAGGGCCGGCCAACGGCCAGCCCTGCAAAAATAGTTGTTTTCATTATTGGATCTTCAGTGGAAACTCCGCCAGCAGATCCGTGCTGCCCGGACCATAAGTACCATCCTTGCTCCCGGGCTGGTGCCGTACCACAGTACGGAAGAAACCGGTGAAGGCCCCTTTGGTGGCCAGGGTAATCTCCAGGCCTATGGGCAGGTTGTTGTCATCCTTATCCAGCGGTGTAACGGTCGCTACGGCAGACAGGGAATCCGCCACGGATTCGTTCGCGTTGAGGAAAAAGAGATGGAATATGCGGTGTTCATCTGCTTCCTCTTCAATTTCGTGCGTGATGGTATCCGCCGGGTTTTTACGCTCGTCAAAAAGCTCGGTGGTTACCGTATAGGTGGTATTGGCTTTCAGGCTGATCTCATCGATCACCGGCGTGGAGCCATCGCCGCCAAGATTTTTCCAGTTGGCTACCACTACATCGGTGGCATTGGCTGCGTTGGTAAAGGTGAGCTTCACCGTGGTGATCTCTTCATTGTCATTTTCTTCCTGCGGTTCGTTCTTTTCTTTTTTGCAGGCAGCAAAGAGCAGGGCAATCATGACAGCGAATACGGATAATGTCTTTCTCATGTTAGTTCAGTTGTTGGATGTTTAAGATTTGTTTTTCCTGAACTGCAGCGGCAGCTTCAGTTTCAGGTACACATTGGTACCCGGTTCATCCGCGAAATAGCGGAAGAAATTCATGTAATCGCGGTAGCGGGCATTCAGTAGATTGCCTGCCCCGATGATCACCGATAAGGGCTGTCCGCCGAGTTGCAGGGTGGACCCGGCTTCGAGGTTCAGCAGGGTGTAGCCTGCCGGCGGCGCCATAAGGTCCTGACCCCGCGGGTCCGATTTATCGGTCAGGTTCGCCGGTGTGCGCGTCTGCTCCAGTACATTGCTCACGCTCAGGGATATGTAATTTTCCTTCAGACGCTTTGTATTCCCGGGAAAGAAACTCAGCTCATGCTCAAAGCGGTCAGACGGCATGGCAATGAGCCAGTCGTTATCTGTTTCGTTCCATGCGCGCAGGATCGACGCTTTGGTGCTGAGCTGCCATTTGGGAAGAAAATGCCACCGGAGCTGCGCATCCATTCCTTTCATGCTGACGTCCGACTGCCGGAAGTACGTGTAAGGGAACGCGCCGCGGATGGTTACCACAATACTGTCGGTCGGTTGCTGGAAGATGAAGTTGCGGATGTAATTGTAATAAAGGTTCACATCTGCTTCCAGCTTCTCCCCGATATCATAATGCAGGGAAAGGTTGAACTTGGAGGCGATCTCCGGATCGAGATACGGGTCTCCGTCCACATACACCGCTGCGCCATGATGCAGGCCTGTGGCATATAATTCATTCACTGCGGCTGCACGCCAGGCGCGGGCAGCATTCAGGGATACATGAAAATGATCGAGGATGCGGTATTGTGCGCCGAGCGAGCCGGAGAAGCTGGAAAAGTCCTGCTCCGGAAAGCTCTTTTCACCGAGATTGTCGCCGAGGTTGTAAAACCGTTTATTATCGTAGCGGATACCACCTTCCAGCAGCCATTTGTTATCGCTGCTCTCCCATTTCTCTGTCCAGAAAGCGCCCCACTGGAGACTTTCGTAGTTGGGAACAAAGAGGCGGCGCTGATAGCTGTTGTCCT
This genomic stretch from Chitinophaga sp. XS-30 harbors:
- a CDS encoding GNAT family N-acetyltransferase gives rise to the protein MQNNTDHIRIIQTTEEDLDLVKRLFRQAMDLQGKNGYKVWQEIDPEALLKDIRSRSQFKILQGEEVLCIFSVQHNDPFIWGERDRNDAIYLHRIVVNPAFKGQKQFEKVLDWAKAYVRQHGLRYVRMDTWAENDRIIAYYMSFGFVFLGHYKTSDAPELPLQNRNLHVALLELEVK